The following DNA comes from Winogradskyella sp. PG-2.
GTACTGAGTTATCACCAAGAATTGCTTTTCCTAGTTCTAAGTGTCCGCTACTAGAAACAGGTAAAAACTCAGTTAAACCTTGAATAATTCCTAATAATACTGCGTCTAAAATTTCCATAGCACAAAAGTAGCATTAATAAGAAACGATAGACAAAAAAATATTAAAAATCATTTTATACCCAAGATTAATATTTGTCTATAATTAAATTCGATTAATATATTTATTCTAATTTTAGAAAACTTTCAGACGACTAAGGATTCAATTAGAATATATGATAGATAAAAATTTAGTAAAAGGAGCAATAAATGTTCTCAATTCTAATTTTAATGACCAACAAGGATTTACAATTCCTTGCGAAGGTCTATACCCTTTTCAATGGCATTGGGATTCTGGTTTTATTTCTATCGGTTTTGCACATTATGATCCAAATAAAGCTAAAAGAGAAATTGAAGCTTTGTTAAGTGGGCAATGGGCTAATGGTTTTATTCCGCATATTGTTTTTCATAACGATAGTGACACGTATTTTCCTGGTCCAGATTATCATCGCACAGATTTGCATCCAGATTGCCCAAAGAATGTGAAAACAACTGGAATTACACAACCTCCTGTGACTGGGTTTGTACTAAAAGAACTCTATGATATAGTAGAGGACAAAGCTGATATGTTAACCTTTATAAAGCAAAACATAGATAAGATTTATAAGAATCATGAGCATTTTTATAGGCATAGAGATCCAAATAAAGAAGGTTTAGTTTATATATATCATAATTGGGAATCTGGTACAGATAATTCACCAATTTGGGATGAAATATGGGAAACCATGGATCCTCCAAAATATAAATACGAGAGAAAAGATACAACACATGTAGATGCTGCTCAGCGACCAACCAATAGAGAGTATGATAATTATATCCATCTTTTAGAGATTGCAAAAGCACATAATTATGATGATGCTAAAATTGCAGAATTATCACCATTTTTAGTGCAAGATCCTCTTTTTAACGCGATGCTTATAAAATCTAATACAGCATTAATTGAGCTCTATGAATTGATAGGTGGTCACGAAGAGAAAAGAACCACTTTAAATCAATGGCAAACAAAAGCAAAAGCAAGATTTAATGAGAAGTTGTTTAATAAAGACTTAAATGCTTATGTGCATTACGATTTACGAAATGAGAAGCAATTATCTCACATAACTTCATCATCCTTTACGCCACTTTTTGCTGGTATACCAAGTAAAGAACGTGCCACTCTTTTGGTAAATACTTTAATGACTAAATTTGGAGAAGAAGAAAGTTATCTATGCGCTTCTTTTGATCCGCAAAGTGATAAGTTTAATCCTGTAAAATACTGGCGAGGTCCGGTTTGGATTAATTTAAATTGGCTACTTTTTAGAGGATTGAAATCCTATGATTTTATAGACATTGCAAAACGAATAAAAGCCGACACATTGACTTTAATTGAAGAACACGGTTTTTACGAATATTTTGACTCTAGGAAATTGGAAGGTAAAAATGGCGCTTATGGCGGCAATAATTTTTCTTGGAGTGCCGCATTAACAATCGACTTATTAAAAGACAAATTATGAATTGGCTAGACTACACAGTAATTGCAGTTTACCTTATAGGCTTTATGGCTATTGGTTACTTTTTTAAAGAGAATAAAAATTCTGAAGATTACTTTTTAGGAGGAAAAAGTTTAGGCTGGTTTCCTCTAAGTTTATCCACAATGGCAACACAATTATCAGCCATTAGTTTTATTTCTGCACCAGCTTTTGTAGGCTTAAAAGCTAATGGGGGTATGAAATGGTTAACCTTTGAGTTTGCTGTTCCGTTAGCGATGATTGGAATTATGTTTTTTATAATTCCACCATTATATAAGTCTGGGATTGTAAGTATCTACGAATATTTGGAACGTCGTTTTTCTAAATCTACTCGAAAACTTATCAGTGTTGTTTTTCAAATTAGTCGTGCTTTAGGAACAGGTGTTATGGTATTTACTATGGCATTAATTATACAAGCTGTTGCTGGTATAAGTTTTCACTGGACCCTTCTAATTATTAGTGTTGTAACTTTAGTCTATTCTTATCAAGGAGGAATGAAAGCCGTAGTTTGGGGTGATGCTATACAAATGATAATTTTGTTTGCTGGGCTTATTATTTGCTTAATTATTGGATATGGTTTATTAAAAGATACCGGAACTTTCGAAGGTTTCGATGCTGACCGACTTCAAGTGATTGATTTTTCTAATCTAGGTTTATTTAGTGGTGAGGATTATGGATTTTGGCCAATGTTTATTGGTGGATTGTTTTTGTATTTATCGTATTATGGTACTGATCAAACACAGGCGCAACGCTTATTATCAGCGAAGAATGAAGGTACTATTAAAAAACTATTACTAGCTAACGGTCTGCTGCGATTCCCTGTAGTTTTAGTCTATTGTATTATGGGACTAATTATTGGGTATTTAGTAACCAGCATACCTGAATTTTATGAAAGTATACAGCAAACAACGAAGGTTCATTATCCAGCAGAATTTGCTAAAAGCGGTTTGAAGCCCGATTTAATGATTCCTGTTTTTATTACTAATTATCTCCCAAATGGACTTATTGGAATTCTGATGGTAGGTATTATGTCTGCAGCGATGTCTTCATTAAGTTCAACTATAAATTCATTAAGTGCTGTTACTATTGAAGATTTCTTTAATAGTGGTGAAGAGAAGTTATCTGAGAAAAAATATATGTTCCTATCAAAAGGGTTAGTAGTTTTTTGGGGAACTATCTGTATAGCTGCAGCTTATCTTTTTGGTAATAGTCAGAGTACAGTAATAGAATTAATAAATGCTATATCATCCTTGTTTTTTGGACCAATATTAGCAGCCTTTATAATTGCAATTTTCTTTAAGAAGGTCAATCATATAGGAATGAATTGGGCAATTGTAACAGCAGTAGCTGTTAATTTGATTTTCAAATATCTACCAGAGATAGTGTACTTTTTTAGCCAAGGTAGTTTTTATTCTGGAGAGGGTTCAATTCATACAGCGCTTGTAGAAATAGGAATTAATAATGTGCCAGATTTATTTTGGATTTGGTATAACTTCACTGGGTTTATTATTGCTGTTATTGTTGCCATTATAGTTAGTAAACTCACTAAAAAAGTACCTACGAAACAAATGGAACTATCGTATAGTTTTAATCATAAGGACCTCTTACAAAAAGAGAGTGTAATTCTCATTTTCTTTTTTGTTTTCATATTCATTTTTAGTTATTTCCTTCCAAGTATTTTAGGTTAGTTAGATTATGAAAATCATTCTGGCACCAGATAAATTTAAAGGTTCACTAACAGGTATTGAGTTTTGTAATATTATAGAACCTATATTATCGTCTAACCTAAATGCTGAGGTAATTAAATTACCATTAGCTGATGGAGGTGATGGTACTATAGAAGTCATAAATTATTATTTAGATGGGAAAACGATTCAAGCTAAGGTCAATAATCCCATTTTTGAATCCGTATTAGCCTCTTATTTGTATTCAGAAAACTCTAAAGTAGCTTTTATAGAAATGGCTGAAGCCTCTGGCATGAAGCTTCTCGATTCTAAGCATCAGAACTGTATGTATACATCAACCTATGGTACAGGCGAATTAATACTAGATGCCATAGATAAAGGAGCAGAATACATTATTTTAGGATTAGGCGGCAGTGCTACCAATGATTGTGGTATAGGTATGGCAACGGCTTTAGGTTATCGCTTTTTAGACGAGGAAAACAAAGAGGTTAAACCTATCGGTAGTCAGTTAATTAGTATTAATTCCATTGACAATACTTTGGTAGATAAACGATTAAAATCAATTAATTTTCAAATAGCCTGTGATGTTACCAACCCTTTGTATGGGGAAGAAGGTGCTGCATACATTTACGCCAAACAAAAAGGGGCGAACGATTCAGAAATTGAATATTTAGACAATGGATTGCAAAATATTTCAAAGGTATTAGACCATCATTTTAATATAGTAACTCAAAAAATAAAAGGAGCAGGTGCAGCTGGAGGTATGGGAGCAGGTTGTGTCACGTTTTTAAATGCCGAATTATCACCAGGTATAGAATTAATAAAGGAGATGGCACAGTTCGATTCTAAAATTAAAGGAGCAGATTGGATTATTACAGGTGAAGGTCAATTCGATGATCAAACACTATCAGGAAAAGCGCTCAGTGGTGTTATAAACTCTGCAAAGAATGATGGAATTAATGTTGCTGCTTTTTGTGGTAATATAGATTTAGAACGAGATCAGATAAACCAAATGGGTATAACGTATTATGCTGCTATAATGGATAAAGCCAAAAATTTCGAAGATGCTATTCTAAACACAAAGTTATATCTAAAGGAAATCACAGAAGTATTTACTCAAAAAATTAGTCTGTAATATTATTTCTTATTTGGGTTTAAAAGAATAGCATAGACCTGAATACCAAAACCAATTAAAACTAAGGTTGGAGCTAAACGAATACGTCTCCAACTAAAAATAGAAGGGTCAAATACATTTGGGTCGTCACTTCCACCACCAGCCATCAAAATGAAGCCGATAACAATAAATGCTAATCCAATAAATAGCCATTTGTAGTTTTTCTTGCCAAATATAAATTCAACTTTATTATTGTCTTTACGTTTTTTTTCTCCCATCTTAATTAAATTCTGTAAAAATAATCTCATCACCTAAAGCCATTTGCGAAATATGCTCTGAAGTGATACCACCCATTATCTTAGCTAAATGCAAAGTAACGGTTTTATTTAAAACTTTTGTCTTAAGAGAATCTAAATTTAAGCCTTGCTCTAATCCTCTATTAATATAATAGAAATCACTACCATCATCGTAAAAAACAATATCGTAGCTCGTACCTTCTTTAATTTTGGTGATTTTCACTTCAATGGTTTTACAATCTTCTGGCTTCGTATTTTGAATAACACAGGATCTTAGTAAAAAAAACAAAGCTAAGAGTAGAGTTAAGCTTATAGCTACTGTAGTAATGGTTGATTTTTTCATCATTGGTGGTTTTAAAGGCTAACGAAAATCAACATAATTTATTTTACCCAAAATGGTTACGAAGTTTGAGGAAGCAGTTAATAATACAACTGATCCGTTTTCAAATTCAAAAAACGTTGTGTCGCAATAAAGGTGCTAATCGAAGTGATTATAATACCAAGTAAGAAAATACCAATAAATAAAGCCACAATTAAAACGGTATTTGTCAATAGTTCTAATTCCAGAAATGTAAGATCCAAATAATATAAAACTAAAGCCATTCCAATTAAAGCTATAATGGCTCCTATGATTCCTAGTTGTACACTTTTCCAGACAAAAGGTCTACGAATAAAGGTTTTTGTAGCACCTACCATTTGCATTGTTTTAATAATAAAGCGCTTTGAATAAACGGCTAACCGAATAGAACTATTAATTAGTAGAACAGCAATTAAAGTGAATAATGCACTAATAATTAACACCCAAAATGTAATTTTTTTTACATTATCATTCATTAATTCTACCAAATCATTATCATATCTAATCTCTTCAATAAAAGCTTTGTTAGATAGACTTTCTGTGATTTCTGTGAGTTGCTCAGTAGTGACATAATCTGCTTTTAAATGCAAATCAATAGAGTTTTTTAATGGGTTATAACCCACAAAATCCATAAAGTCTTCACCAGTTTCAGCTTTCATAAAGTCAGCAGCCTCTTCTTTAGAAACATATTGTGCCACTTTAGTGTAATCTGCCATCGCTAAACTCTTTTTTAGCTGATTGACTTCAACTTCCTTAGCGGTATCATTTAAATAAATAGTCATCACTACTTGTTCCTTAAAGTGATCCGCTACCTTTTTAGAGTTAATAACTAGCAAACCTAAGCAACCTAAAAGAAATAAAACCAAAGCAATACTAATCACTACTGATACATAGGATGATATTAGTTTGCGTTTTTGGTAATTGTCAAAAGATGATGCCATGGATTAATGCTAATTAGTGCTGTAAAAATAATAAAGAATTTACATCTGTGCAGTATTACAGCGTTTAGTTTTTTATTGTGTTGTAATACCTTTAAATTTGCACCTTATTTCAAGGAAAATATAACGATGAGGTACGATTTCAATCAAATCGAAAAGAAGTGGCAAGACTACTGGGCAAAAAACGAAACGTTTAAAGCATCTAATACAAGTGACAAACCAAAATATTATGTTTTGGACATGTTCCCTTATCCATCTGGTGCAGGTCTGCACGTTGGTCACCCATTAGGCTATATTGCTAGTGATATTTATGCACGCTACAAACGTCATAAAGGTTTTAATGTCTTACATCCTCAAGGTTATGATAGTTTTGGTTTGCCAGCTGAACAGTACGCTATACAAACGGGTCACCATCCAGCTATTACAACCGAAACTAACATAGCGACTTACAGAAGACAATTAGATCAAATTGGGTTTTCTTTTGATTGGAGTAGAGAAGTACGTACATCTAATCCTGAATATTATAAATGGACACAATGGATTTTTATTCAGTTGTTTGAATCTTGGTACAACAATGA
Coding sequences within:
- a CDS encoding amylo-alpha-1,6-glucosidase, yielding MIDKNLVKGAINVLNSNFNDQQGFTIPCEGLYPFQWHWDSGFISIGFAHYDPNKAKREIEALLSGQWANGFIPHIVFHNDSDTYFPGPDYHRTDLHPDCPKNVKTTGITQPPVTGFVLKELYDIVEDKADMLTFIKQNIDKIYKNHEHFYRHRDPNKEGLVYIYHNWESGTDNSPIWDEIWETMDPPKYKYERKDTTHVDAAQRPTNREYDNYIHLLEIAKAHNYDDAKIAELSPFLVQDPLFNAMLIKSNTALIELYELIGGHEEKRTTLNQWQTKAKARFNEKLFNKDLNAYVHYDLRNEKQLSHITSSSFTPLFAGIPSKERATLLVNTLMTKFGEEESYLCASFDPQSDKFNPVKYWRGPVWINLNWLLFRGLKSYDFIDIAKRIKADTLTLIEEHGFYEYFDSRKLEGKNGAYGGNNFSWSAALTIDLLKDKL
- a CDS encoding sodium:solute symporter family transporter translates to MNWLDYTVIAVYLIGFMAIGYFFKENKNSEDYFLGGKSLGWFPLSLSTMATQLSAISFISAPAFVGLKANGGMKWLTFEFAVPLAMIGIMFFIIPPLYKSGIVSIYEYLERRFSKSTRKLISVVFQISRALGTGVMVFTMALIIQAVAGISFHWTLLIISVVTLVYSYQGGMKAVVWGDAIQMIILFAGLIICLIIGYGLLKDTGTFEGFDADRLQVIDFSNLGLFSGEDYGFWPMFIGGLFLYLSYYGTDQTQAQRLLSAKNEGTIKKLLLANGLLRFPVVLVYCIMGLIIGYLVTSIPEFYESIQQTTKVHYPAEFAKSGLKPDLMIPVFITNYLPNGLIGILMVGIMSAAMSSLSSTINSLSAVTIEDFFNSGEEKLSEKKYMFLSKGLVVFWGTICIAAAYLFGNSQSTVIELINAISSLFFGPILAAFIIAIFFKKVNHIGMNWAIVTAVAVNLIFKYLPEIVYFFSQGSFYSGEGSIHTALVEIGINNVPDLFWIWYNFTGFIIAVIVAIIVSKLTKKVPTKQMELSYSFNHKDLLQKESVILIFFFVFIFIFSYFLPSILG
- a CDS encoding glycerate kinase is translated as MKIILAPDKFKGSLTGIEFCNIIEPILSSNLNAEVIKLPLADGGDGTIEVINYYLDGKTIQAKVNNPIFESVLASYLYSENSKVAFIEMAEASGMKLLDSKHQNCMYTSTYGTGELILDAIDKGAEYIILGLGGSATNDCGIGMATALGYRFLDEENKEVKPIGSQLISINSIDNTLVDKRLKSINFQIACDVTNPLYGEEGAAYIYAKQKGANDSEIEYLDNGLQNISKVLDHHFNIVTQKIKGAGAAGGMGAGCVTFLNAELSPGIELIKEMAQFDSKIKGADWIITGEGQFDDQTLSGKALSGVINSAKNDGINVAAFCGNIDLERDQINQMGITYYAAIMDKAKNFEDAILNTKLYLKEITEVFTQKISL
- a CDS encoding DUF3098 domain-containing protein; protein product: MGEKKRKDNNKVEFIFGKKNYKWLFIGLAFIVIGFILMAGGGSDDPNVFDPSIFSWRRIRLAPTLVLIGFGIQVYAILLNPNKK
- a CDS encoding cell division protein FtsX → MASSFDNYQKRKLISSYVSVVISIALVLFLLGCLGLLVINSKKVADHFKEQVVMTIYLNDTAKEVEVNQLKKSLAMADYTKVAQYVSKEEAADFMKAETGEDFMDFVGYNPLKNSIDLHLKADYVTTEQLTEITESLSNKAFIEEIRYDNDLVELMNDNVKKITFWVLIISALFTLIAVLLINSSIRLAVYSKRFIIKTMQMVGATKTFIRRPFVWKSVQLGIIGAIIALIGMALVLYYLDLTFLELELLTNTVLIVALFIGIFLLGIIITSISTFIATQRFLNLKTDQLYY